The DNA window ttatcTCCATTTATTGTTGTCGATCCTCTTGagaaaacacatttgtgtgTGTAAATTTGTACTTTGTTAGTTGTTATTGGAATGCTGAATGAAGAGCGAAACAAGACTGTAAATATGAGCCAAGGAACAATCGATATTGTGCTATCACTTGTGGTAGTATAGCTATTGCCGATCTCTTTCCCATTGTGCGAGACCCTGTATTCTGCCCTTCCTATCAGCACGATTTGAAGATGGTATTTTTTCCGATGTGTATTACATTCTACTGATTGAGATGAAAGAAGGCAAACATTTGTTCCAGGATTGATAGCGTAACAAAGTCTACAAACGTCTGGCTCCGCATGCGCAGCTAAAAGCGTAATTATGTCATCGTCTTTTATTCCCCAGTCACATTTAACTTTAATATCGCTAAGTACAGTTGCAGCTATACAATCCTTGGCGAGAAAAGGAAACACACGAGAGTCGATAAAGgtcattaacatgattaagaggATACTCATTAACTGGGCTATAAAATGCAGCTATTGAAACAGTTATTAACTAagactatatcatgtatatactatacagataatTTAGATTAACAATATCAAGACAGGCGTGTACACAAATGAAAGTTTGATGATCGATATCTACGTCTAATCTGATGACCTCTAATGTTGTGTTGTGAAAAAGAAAACGTTTTAAATGTCATCgccttgtttttatatattataaaattataaaaataataaagcaaAACTATTCTGCTGTCATGTATTTGTGCAAGTTATTTCTGTAATTGAtgccttttttttctgttttggaATTAAATTGCCTTTAGCATATTAATTTAAGTGTCTTCATTTAAGCATGATTTCGATGACAtttttgtattatgtatttttcCGGTACATCACTTCATATTTGTTCAaccttttatttataatgtttttgcaGTGGTGTGTTGCTGGTGTATGTACATCAGATGTCAATGCTCCAGCTGGGAATGGTAAGTGTTAGATCAATCGTACAAgttgatatattatataatatgacTCAATCAAACATAACATAACGtttcaacaatttttgaaataaaagttaacggaGTAGAAGCAATGGTTTCAGATCTACTACAACAGTTACGGAGACAGTAAACCCCTTCTCAAATTCATACAAACACAATAAGTACtcaattttcagattttttatacttttttattacaCTGTTAcagtcttcatttttttttgtgtacataaataaggccgttagttttctcgtttgaattgttttacattgtcatatcggggccttttatagctgactatgcggtatgggctttgctcattgttgaaggccttacggtgacctatagttgttaatgtctgtgtcatttttgtctcttgtggacagttgtctcattggcaatcataccacatcttcttttttattattcagtatataattatctatttagCTGGACtgaaaataattatgataatgaTTACAATTAAATggacacaatttgtaaaaaagcGCACCTTGAGAagtaaaattggtaccgttattGTTTTATGTGAACAGATACTCAGGAAGAATCCAGTTCCATATGATAATAAGCAAACTaattgacaatataaaaaaaataaggtttagctttacaacattttataatttaaattcgTATATTATATCAGAAAACTGTTTATATGGCGACAAAAGAGGAAAGGTATTCTCTAATGGATGGACATGTGCGGACATGTACACTAATGCCCCGAACAATTGTGAAATAGCTCAAGTATACTGTTGTGCTACTTGTTACCCAGAAACGACAACTGTTGCAACCACGATAAAAGCACACACAACTAATGGAGTGACTGTGCCAGTAGACGAGACTATTCAACGCACCACGCCGACAGCAGATGAGTTTGGTATGATGTAAAAGCAATATTTCTTCTCTAAAATTTAGATAGGATCTTTCTGACAAGTTAATGAAACTATATActagttaattttgtttttggatACCAATAGAATAGCATATTTGATATGCCAAGAATATACAGGAACTTAAAAAAGAGAGCAAACAGATGTGTCTTAAACAAAGACTAATAACGGATTAATCGTTCGAATATATTACTGTGTGTTTCTATTTCTTGTTGTTTAGGAACAatatactgttatattttgaGCATAAGTCATCGCTTATTTTTTATGCTGCACTTTCACAGATGTATAcgcataaattatatatttacgtTTGTAAAGTATATTATGTATAGAATAAGGTTGCTTTCttgtatctttattttaaatattatacagACTCTATGTTTATTATGTCAATTTTGGTCGAAAACTAAATTTTTCAACTTCAATTTCAATTGCAATTCAAActatgaatatcattttttttcatgttatcGAATATTcacattcttttatttttgactgaacaaatttgtatatgaaaCCGACTGCTAGGAGCAGGTTTGATATTAAATATCGAATAACAAATTACAAACAAGCAGCTTACTTCACATAGATGATTAATTTGCTACGAATTTTTAAACTGAACGATGAGCACTTACGAATGCTGATTATATTtcgaaataatttgatatagtGTAAAAACCTCCGtctaaatgtaaaagaaaaaatacattaaatactTGCTCAACCTGCCGTTTTCTTATGAAATGTTGTTCAAATATTCTCTGCATTTCTAAATATGAAATTGTTATTAACGATTATGCCTTACAAATACCAACTATTCATGGGGCAATAGTAATTTTGTAATTAGTATGTTTTGCACTTAATTTAAGTTAATATATGACCGGGCCTACCTACTTGATCAATATTACACAAACGAGTTTATTGTTGTACAGTCATATGATGTTATAGACAGCAGTTATACAGTAGCGGGTACAATGAATTTGGTTTCATCGTCTGACATAAATGGACAAAATCTTTGTTGTGATGTCAATAATCTATTTAATAACAAAGTGCCTCAATCAGTGTGCTTGCATTTGACAATTAATGGTATGTTACTTGGTACTTTTGTAACTTTTGTTTTgggtatttatattttttaaatgatacatatttgaaatttttaatcagTTAGAAATATGCAAAccgaaaaaataatgaaaacaattgaTGAAAGACACCGAATTGATTCGATATTTGATTTCGGATATTCACGATTAAGCAAATTCATGACACATACTTGGTCACGTGAATCgtgttaaaaacatttaaagacaGAACATAgccaatcatttattttgtggAATGTTTCTCTCTAACTAAATTCAATTTGTGACATTAATAGATAGAATTCAAATCGTTTACAAAAGtaaccaattttaaaattaaaccgCCATTTTGAACTGAAATGGTCAGCTTGCACTCTCAGAAGACTGAACAATCAATTTTGGgtcatgtttaatatttagtCAATTTACAAATCTAACTACAGCGCTGAATTTCAAACTGTTCAGACAATTGGTTTGCATTCAATACATATCTGCATATGTGTAGACTGTACAGTAGTTGTTTTTACTTATACAAATCAACAACTTAAATGGATTGAATACAAACCAAGTGTAACAACAGTACTGCATTTGGATCAAAGAAAGCATATGAAATAGGTTAAACTCTTATTAAGACGTAACGATTTTAGATGCAGACGTTTCTGTTGCTTTTTAGAACTAATTGGCTcttgaaaactaaaataaattttgtttaccaAATTATTAGCCTAGTATCTTTGATAATGTTTTACTAGTATTATAACTTAATTAAACTTAATACTTAATTACTTTTAGATAAAGAAAATCAGAAAGTTATTATTTTCGCCGTGGTTGGATTAGGAACAGCATTGCTGCTCTTCATATTTATCACTGCAATACTTTGTTACAGAAATGGTatggtttattatatttaaaaagcttAATGTACGCGTTTCATGCATGCCAAAACCTTACTTTaggtttttttccaactttctCTGATAAAGGTTAGGCACATGTTCAAATTATACTAATCCTACAACAGGTCAATTACTATGGTGTGTCTAAATcgtattaatcatgttaattaaatcataggtataattttcttttatttccaaacCTTATAAATTTAGGCGAGGGTAGTTTGCCGATATTGAAATCTCATAAATCGATGGACAGCAGATAaatcaatgtagaaaaaaaaaaacacttgggAAATAGCACGAACCCCAAAAGGAGCCAGACCGGCTGCGATAATTTTCTAGAACagtgattttgaaataaaaaaatttgaaaaatttacctGATTTTGTTCATCCTTCTGTGTTAAAATTCGGTACTTGTGCTTGTTTTATGACTCTTCAAAGAATTGATTTATACCAACTGTATGCAAGCAATTAGTTTTGAGACCTTTAACCTTGGTAATGATAACTAAGTGTACAGTTGTGCAAGTTCAATATTTACTGATCCatgcaataaaatgtaatatCTCTATTCTCCAAAAATcgcaaataaaaatttacagtACTGCCGTGGGCttgtcttttaaattgtttcacaGTTGGTCATCCAGGGATCTTATATGGGCAGGATTATTTTCTCGTTTCTGAAGATGCCCCGTAGTTGTTCACATCCTTGTTCCTGATCTGTCTCAGAAGCAATGAATACTTCTACTCTCGTATATTAAAACTAATTATCTTTATGGTAATCAAATCAAATCGTTAAAGTGTAGTCAGTATGTACATCTTAACTAAAAATCCGAAACCGAACCCGCCCCTCCCCCACCAACCCaccaataaaataaataaataaaaatccgAAAACCGAGACCACAGTTCGTGCATGGAATGAGTTAAATGCTTTTATActgaaacaaaatcaaatttcagcAATCTAATTATGTTTTCAGGCATTTATACTCCACGTGCTCCATGTTACGCAATCAAGCTCCAATAACACGCGATTTATGAAAACTTCAACTAATATTTTCGAACAAGTAgagtttattttaatgttttaagtaaaattCGATGAAGAATTAAGAGCAAGCTACACAAACAGATGTATTGGAGGCGTTAAAATTAATGAACATCAGCATTTACAGATAATAATTCTCTCAATACACTATGTTTGGTTTTAGTAACAGTTTCAACGTCAGTTTCGGCTTATATTAAAGATGTATATTAGTAAACATATCATTTATGTTAAATTAgatatggtatatatatatttaatatttttaatgctATACACTAGGTCGAGGCAAAAAGAGAGAAAGTGTAAAGTGAGTAGAGATATTTAAAAGCTATGCACTTacacatttattatttagtacatCTTTGAAATAACTGAATGCGCTTTTAACTTGTCGTCTTAAAGATAAACATAAAtctatgttatatacatattacTTCTTTTGATTCAGAGCGTGGCAAAAAATATGGACATGTGTCTTATGTTTTGAAACGCATTTTCACAACTCACATTTGATTCTTGGTTTTGTTGTTGGGTTAAACAGTACTTATATGAATTCGAACTACATGTAAGTCAGTAAATTTTCTAATCAAAATTATGTTTCAAACGACAACTCTACAACTTTCAagcttgtttaaaaaaaaccacaagcgttatcaataaacaaaatttgtcatAGCATTTGCACAACGTTGTGATGCTTTGAAAGTCGATGCATTTTTAACGTTGGTATTGAGTAGATGCACTATAGATATCAGGGTTAGAATTGTGTACGCTAGATgtgtaaaaagttaaaaagagcAAATAAATTATGAAGTTGAAGAATATTGAGGACTTAACATTCCCTCaggtttttgaaatattataaggTTAACAGGTAATGTATAATTATgaaagaaataagaagatgtggtatgagtttcaatgaaataactctccatccaagtcacaatgtgtaaaaagtaaacaattataggtcaaagtacggcattcaacacatatccttggctcacaccgaacagcaagttataaagggcccaaaatgactagtgcaaaacaattcaaacaggaataccaacggtataatctataaaaaaaacgagaaacgagaaacacttatgtaccacatcaacaaacgacgaCCACTGAAtaggttcctgacttagaatAGGGGAATACAAATGCATCGGGTTTAACCGTTTAAACAGGCGCCAACCTGgttgtacatataaaaaaatagtgaGACGACATATAAcacaaaataagtaaacattgaataacaaaaatgcattaCAAATTGTGTCAACAGGTCAAATTAACACAAAATTATGATTTGAGAGTATTCGCAGTTACTGAAGGCTAGTTAAAAGCAATAATTAATcattaaaaatcatgcatcagagacttaaaataattaaaacacattccatattaaaaaacatatgacaatatcaataattattcatgtcaacacatcAGTGCTGACTACTTGACTGGTATTACCCTCGGGGAGAAAACTTCATCAAGCACTGACATCGAACCAGGTTtcgtaaataaactcatcaaagataccaggataaaaATTTCGTACGCcagtcgcgcgtttcgtctcaCCAGTGATGTTCGAATCAAATACCAACAATAAGAGCACATAAAAAACGAAGTTaaggagcattgaggatccaaatttcAGAAAGATTATGCCAAAAAATGCGATTTATTCATTGGTAGAAAAGCattagtatttcgaaaattaAGACTTAAGTTTATTGTCCAACTGTACAGATTGAAGCTCAACTATTGGGTTACACATTTTTGAGGGCGCAAAACCCTCCTCTAACATAAAATAGTAGTTTAACGtttaacagcacaacataagaacaaaccaCACAACTCAGTTAAAAACTATTGATTTGATAGTACACGTAGTTACTGaaagctatttaaaaaaaaaaaaacgatctaaatcaaaatatcaattagtacaaatttaatatatttagtgTATAATACGTCATAAACTCTCTAcgaaaacatgaccttgtgccaTGCATTTATAAGTACCGGCAGTATGTATAATCGAATGCCTAACTATAAAGAAATATAGTATATTTTCAATGAGTTTTGTTTATTCAGTCCTTTAAGGCATGTTTCCAAATAATGTTTCATTTGATTGATTCCATTGATTATCTTGACTTTTTCTATCTTTACACAaactaaatttatttaatttatctttGATTATTGCAGGAGCTCCGTATCACACCAGACAACAATTTCAAACCAGCATgattttaaaggtaaaaaactatcataaacatgataaatgatcAAATGCAAATGTCATATCATAATACCATTTAAACATTCTTTCCTTCAAAATTGTGGATCTCCGTGGTATCCGCATACAGTAATCATGATTAACCCGTAATCTGATCTTGATATAACGTGTGCGTCCCAAATAGTTAATAATTGAACATATATGTTTTCAAATGTAACCATGTTAACATGTTTGAAGAATGGGAATTTTCTTTCTTTGGTTAtgtttttctgaatattttatttattttatcagaaCTCTTTCATCTGCAATCCACATGATCCAAAATATGTCCTTTCctatggaaaaaaaaaccaaaacaatgataaaaacattatttaaatgcatacatgtatcagaTCAACTTTGCACGAGGGAGTTATGCAAAACAAGATTCATTAGAGTATAAGTTTCCACTGTTTCTGTGCAAaagtattatgttttttttttatttaaggatCTTCTGGACTTCAGGATCTCCACAGGTAAgttgttgatataaaaaaacattccaGCTGAAATGTTTTATGCAGGTTTATTGTAGTGTGATAAGCACATCGCgatttaaatatgaatataactCGTTAAAACCGTAAAATAACTCTTGAAGGTGATCTTTTAATGCATggcaaattttttaacatgtttaaccttgtTCAGTATATTGTAACTGTACAGCGGTATTCATAATAACCCGTTGCACAGGggttatataacatgtataatatgccTCGGAAAACAAACAGTGAAAAGCTGTTGAATCTATATTAACAAATGTGAAAAGATGTTCACACGAAGTGGTAACTTTAAGATATAATcaaagttttaattattataaattatcaattttggaTTTTCAAGTTCCTGACCGTGCAAGACTTTTATAGACTATCGATGTCGAAAAGTGGAAATTAATTTTTCGAATACcactacaaactgctcagagtctgaaAAGACCATATTTTGTGCTCGACCTGTAAAGTCGAACAAACATTTTACTTGACAAGACTCGATATAATATCGACAGTAATTAACTGTACTCGACTCTGATCTTTACTTAATAAGTCTAATTCAGTACTTGATAATCTTGGTATAGTCTGAAATGGTCTATACAAATGCTCGACCAGTCTCAACTCAGTCTCAACCAGTGTCGACCTGTCTCGACCAGACTCGACCAGTGTCGACCTGTCTCGACCAGTCTCGACCAATGTCGACCTGTGTCGACCAGTGTCGACCAGTGTCGACCAGTGTCGACCTGTCTCGACCAGTCTTGGATCAGTCACgaccagtctcgacctgtcttgaCCTGTCTCGACCTGTCTAGACTCAGTCGTGACCTTTAAATGTAGTCTCGACTGGTCTGAATAAG is part of the Mytilus trossulus isolate FHL-02 chromosome 13, PNRI_Mtr1.1.1.hap1, whole genome shotgun sequence genome and encodes:
- the LOC134694286 gene encoding uncharacterized protein LOC134694286 produces the protein MCREQYNGIYDSICNVLWCSNLDGTACHSSIAEEGTLCGNHKWCVAGVCTSDVNAPAGNENCLYGDKRGKVFSNGWTCADMYTNAPNNCEIAQVYCCATCYPETTTVATTIKAHTTNGVTVPVDETIQRTTPTADEFGMMIFWTSGSPQSEMVYTNARPVSTQSQPVSTCLDQTRPVSTCLDQSRPMSTCVDQCRPVSTSVDLSRPVLDQSRPVSTCLDLSRPV